A section of the Elizabethkingia anophelis R26 genome encodes:
- the tpx gene encoding thiol peroxidase codes for MANITLKGNAISTVGNLPNIGEQLKDFTLVNADLSEKTLADYKGKKVVLNIFPSIDTGVCAASARKFNQEASNLDNTVVVNVSKDLPFALGRFCAAEGLNNVDTLSDFRGHFGDDYGVTLADSPLQGLLSRAVVVADENGNVVYTEQVPEIAQEPNYDAALAALK; via the coding sequence ATGGCAAACATTACACTAAAAGGAAATGCGATTTCTACAGTAGGAAATCTTCCGAATATTGGAGAACAATTAAAAGATTTTACACTGGTAAATGCAGATCTGTCTGAGAAAACTTTAGCAGATTACAAAGGAAAGAAGGTAGTATTAAATATTTTTCCAAGTATTGATACCGGTGTTTGTGCAGCTTCTGCAAGAAAATTCAATCAGGAAGCTTCTAACTTAGACAACACAGTGGTAGTAAATGTTTCTAAGGATTTACCTTTCGCATTAGGCAGATTCTGTGCAGCAGAAGGATTAAATAATGTGGATACATTATCTGATTTCAGAGGACATTTTGGAGATGATTATGGAGTGACTTTAGCAGATTCTCCATTACAAGGCTTACTAAGCCGTGCAGTCGTAGTAGCAGATGAGAACGGAAACGTAGTTTATACAGAACAGGTTCCGGAAATTGCTCAGGAGCCAAACTATGATGCCGCTCTTGCTGCTTTGAAATAA
- the proC gene encoding pyrroline-5-carboxylate reductase, with translation MKIAVLGTGNLGLSIIKGILKSGENYQIIATRRNTQSIAFLEKDGIEVTSDNAYAITQSDIVIVALKPFNILEVLKEYKSYFTSDKILVSMATGISIQQIQEAIENKAVTVMRAMPNTASDVGESLTCLVYNGQEKEKLESVKSLLSHVGSVIQINEDLMEAATVLGACGIAYVLRFMRAMVQGGIQIGFDAKTAVQIVNQTVKGAAELLIQNQNHPEDEIDKVTTPKGCTIVGLNEMEHQGFSSSLIKGINASFQKIEKKV, from the coding sequence ATGAAGATAGCTGTATTAGGGACGGGAAACCTTGGACTTTCCATTATAAAGGGCATATTGAAGTCCGGTGAGAATTATCAGATTATAGCAACGAGAAGAAATACTCAGTCTATTGCTTTTCTGGAAAAAGATGGTATTGAAGTAACTTCAGACAATGCTTATGCAATTACACAATCGGATATTGTTATTGTAGCACTTAAGCCTTTTAATATTCTGGAAGTATTGAAAGAATACAAGTCTTACTTTACATCCGACAAAATTCTTGTTTCCATGGCAACAGGGATTAGCATACAGCAAATTCAGGAAGCAATAGAAAATAAAGCTGTTACTGTTATGCGGGCGATGCCGAATACAGCTTCGGATGTAGGAGAATCCTTAACTTGTTTAGTATACAACGGACAGGAGAAAGAAAAGCTGGAAAGCGTGAAAAGTCTGCTGTCTCATGTCGGAAGTGTTATACAGATCAATGAAGACCTTATGGAAGCAGCAACTGTTTTGGGAGCTTGCGGAATTGCTTATGTGCTAAGATTTATGCGTGCAATGGTACAGGGAGGAATTCAGATTGGATTCGATGCTAAAACGGCAGTACAGATTGTAAATCAAACTGTAAAAGGTGCTGCAGAATTGCTGATCCAGAATCAGAATCATCCGGAAGATGAAATTGATAAAGTAACAACACCTAAAGGCTGTACTATTGTTGGTCTTAATGAAATGGAACATCAGGGATTTAGCTCATCTTTGATTAAAGGAATAAATGCTTCTTTCCAAAAGATTGAAAAGAAAGTATAG